The following proteins are co-located in the Candidatus Palauibacter australiensis genome:
- the brxL gene encoding BREX system Lon protease-like protein BrxL: MTEPTESASAADFRLDDLDQAANEAFPGYLVRKDLVRQYARQYPVPTYVVEFLLGRYCASVEPAEIAEGLDIVKDQLEGRTVRPAEREIFKSRARERGSVRLIDIVRARLDAKNDCYLAELPSLGLKDVRIGTGFVVENERILADGFYAEVTLEYDPVIAQEKQGRPFSIAAMRPIQMSNPSVLDVLAKGRRRFNTEEWKRLLLRSTGLEPDALDEGAARVALLRLIPFVERNYNMVELGPRGTGKSHVYQQLSPFSHLLSGGKATVAKMFVNMANGQRGLVCQYDVVCFDEVAGISFDQKDGVNIMKGYMASGEFSRGKESIRAEGSLVLVGNFDVSVEQQQRIGHLLSPLPKQMRNDTAFHDRIHSYAPGWDFPKLNPAEHLTDHFGLVNDFLSACWTKLRDTTRLPILQNRVFWGGALSGRDIEAVHKTISGLLKLLFPDPEMEVEDDDLEWMVRLALESRRRVKEQQKRCLKAEFRSTHFSYTLGVDGTESFVATPELRSDEAIDSDPLPPG, translated from the coding sequence ATGACCGAGCCTACCGAATCCGCGTCCGCCGCCGATTTTCGGCTCGACGACCTCGACCAAGCGGCCAACGAGGCCTTCCCCGGCTACCTCGTCCGGAAGGATCTGGTGCGCCAGTACGCACGGCAGTATCCCGTGCCTACGTACGTCGTCGAGTTCCTGTTGGGGCGATACTGCGCGAGCGTGGAACCGGCCGAGATCGCGGAGGGGCTCGACATCGTGAAGGACCAGTTGGAGGGCCGGACGGTACGGCCCGCCGAACGCGAGATCTTCAAGTCCCGCGCCCGGGAAAGGGGCTCGGTGCGCCTGATCGACATCGTGCGGGCGCGCCTGGACGCCAAGAACGACTGCTATCTGGCCGAACTGCCGAGCCTGGGCCTCAAGGATGTGCGGATCGGCACCGGGTTCGTCGTCGAGAACGAGCGCATTCTAGCGGACGGCTTCTACGCCGAGGTCACGCTGGAATACGATCCCGTCATCGCCCAGGAGAAACAGGGCCGTCCCTTCAGCATCGCCGCCATGCGCCCGATCCAGATGTCGAATCCGTCGGTGCTCGACGTGCTCGCCAAGGGGCGGCGACGCTTCAACACGGAAGAGTGGAAGCGCCTACTGCTTCGCTCGACGGGACTCGAACCGGACGCGCTCGACGAGGGCGCGGCGCGGGTCGCCCTCCTGAGGCTGATCCCCTTCGTGGAGCGCAACTACAACATGGTCGAGCTGGGGCCGCGCGGCACCGGCAAGAGCCACGTCTACCAGCAGCTGTCGCCGTTCTCGCACCTTCTGTCTGGGGGCAAGGCCACGGTGGCGAAGATGTTCGTCAACATGGCGAACGGACAGCGCGGTCTCGTCTGCCAGTACGATGTCGTCTGTTTCGACGAGGTCGCGGGGATCTCCTTCGACCAGAAGGACGGCGTCAACATCATGAAGGGCTACATGGCGTCGGGGGAGTTCAGTCGGGGCAAGGAAAGCATCCGTGCCGAGGGGTCGCTAGTCTTGGTTGGCAACTTCGACGTGTCGGTTGAGCAGCAACAGCGGATCGGGCACCTGCTCAGCCCGCTCCCCAAGCAGATGCGCAACGACACCGCCTTCCACGACCGCATCCACTCCTACGCGCCCGGATGGGATTTTCCCAAGCTCAATCCGGCCGAACACCTCACCGATCACTTCGGGCTCGTAAACGACTTCCTGAGCGCCTGCTGGACGAAGCTGCGCGACACGACCCGACTCCCGATCCTCCAGAACCGCGTCTTCTGGGGCGGCGCGCTTTCTGGTCGCGACATCGAGGCCGTGCATAAGACGATATCCGGCCTTCTCAAGCTGCTGTTCCCGGATCCCGAAATGGAGGTCGAGGACGACGATCTGGAGTGGATGGTACGGCTCGCGCTCGAATCGCGGCGGCGGGTCAAGGAACAGCAGAAGCGGTGCCTCAAGGCCGAGTTCCGGAGCACCCACTTCTCGTACACCCTCGGGGTGGACGGCACGGAGAGCTTCGTGGCCACCCCGGAGCTGCGCAGCGACGAGGCGATCGACAGCGACCCGCTGCCGCCGGG